The following proteins come from a genomic window of Legionella cherrii:
- a CDS encoding aspartate/glutamate racemase family protein, translating to MKCIGLLGGVSWASTMEYYKRLNLTINRAKGKNHSAKIVMYSFDFEEILEHQKKQNEVMELRLLQEKVILLDKAGSDVIAICSNTTNKLANQLDAKIHKKLINIIDATGDYLHRLGAQKVGLIGTRYTMEQDFYKNNLLKKGLQVVTPDAYDRELLHQIIYHELCHGIVTSKSKEIVLNIINKLASSYHLDGVILGCTELPLLVSKADVNIPLFDTIEIHVNAIITKIERLN from the coding sequence ATGAAGTGCATTGGTTTACTGGGTGGTGTTAGCTGGGCTTCTACAATGGAATACTATAAGCGACTTAATTTAACCATTAATAGAGCAAAAGGAAAAAATCACTCAGCCAAAATAGTAATGTATAGTTTTGATTTCGAAGAAATTCTTGAGCATCAAAAAAAACAAAATGAAGTGATGGAATTAAGATTACTTCAAGAAAAAGTGATTTTGTTGGATAAGGCGGGTTCAGATGTAATCGCAATTTGTTCTAATACTACGAATAAGTTGGCGAATCAATTGGATGCTAAGATCCACAAAAAATTAATTAACATCATTGATGCAACCGGTGATTATTTACATCGTTTGGGTGCACAAAAAGTGGGTTTAATTGGCACTCGTTATACAATGGAGCAAGATTTTTATAAAAATAATCTGCTTAAAAAAGGACTTCAAGTGGTAACTCCCGATGCTTATGATCGGGAGTTGCTTCATCAGATCATTTATCATGAACTATGTCACGGTATTGTCACGAGTAAATCAAAAGAGATCGTCCTAAATATTATTAATAAATTAGCCTCGAGTTACCATTTAGATGGGGTCATACTTGGTTGTACGGAGTTGCCTCTATTGGTATCAAAAGCGGATGTTAATATCCCACTGTTTGATACGATTGAAATACATGTAAATGCAATTATAACAAAAATTGAACGACTTAATTAG
- a CDS encoding MFS transporter, with translation MYNYFITFIKDYSENYLGLPKFCWQKISLICINASTIGICFFLSLYFVNEQQLGIPTAGLLISSYGLGTVIGGFVGGKLSDKITPYFVSIISLCIQSACFFFLMYLHSFPTLLIDQFFLGLSAYGFKTSNNMSLLSLCANDFDLRYRTISISHVASNLGLGLSGIFIAGVGTYGFFIIFGLSSLILFVSAIYLVLQGNITNLIAQKDTVEHHSNQIKKSAKINILILSCVFLVGLIIAQLSSTYPLYVQDSFPKLKELAVSILFLLDTTLIVLFQAPLTVLVSKQNKLLITGLGALFMGVGMLILSFSFIFAFAILSCIVWTMGEMLFISTAQLICYENSDSKRKGQTLGLFQSTFAVSNVVGPSLGSFIYQYCSGNILWYCSTIIGVFCFLLCWYFSRFNANTAS, from the coding sequence ATGTACAACTATTTTATCACTTTCATCAAAGATTATTCTGAAAACTATTTAGGACTACCCAAGTTTTGTTGGCAGAAAATAAGCTTAATTTGTATCAATGCATCTACTATTGGCATTTGTTTTTTTCTATCTTTGTATTTTGTGAATGAACAACAATTGGGCATTCCAACAGCTGGACTACTAATTTCTTCTTATGGTTTAGGTACTGTGATTGGTGGTTTCGTGGGGGGGAAACTCTCAGACAAAATTACACCGTATTTTGTTTCAATCATCAGTCTTTGCATCCAATCTGCATGTTTTTTCTTTTTAATGTATCTGCATTCTTTTCCGACTTTACTGATTGATCAGTTCTTTCTTGGCTTATCTGCCTATGGCTTTAAAACATCAAATAACATGAGTTTGCTAAGTTTATGTGCTAATGACTTCGATTTACGCTATAGAACCATCAGTATCTCTCATGTAGCATCAAATTTAGGACTTGGGTTATCAGGTATTTTTATTGCTGGAGTTGGAACATATGGATTTTTTATTATTTTTGGCTTATCAAGTTTAATTTTATTTGTTTCAGCAATTTATCTTGTACTACAAGGCAATATAACAAATCTCATAGCCCAAAAAGACACTGTAGAACACCATTCAAATCAAATAAAAAAGTCAGCAAAAATTAATATATTAATTCTTTCCTGCGTTTTTCTTGTAGGGCTTATCATTGCGCAGTTGAGTTCTACTTATCCACTATATGTTCAAGACTCATTTCCCAAATTAAAGGAATTAGCTGTTAGTATTTTATTTCTTTTAGATACCACTTTAATTGTGCTATTCCAAGCGCCACTGACTGTATTAGTGAGTAAACAAAATAAGCTGCTAATTACTGGGCTAGGTGCTTTATTTATGGGCGTAGGAATGTTAATTCTGAGTTTTTCATTCATATTTGCATTTGCTATTCTATCTTGTATTGTTTGGACAATGGGCGAAATGCTCTTTATATCTACTGCTCAACTGATTTGTTATGAAAACAGTGATAGTAAGAGAAAAGGGCAAACTTTAGGGCTTTTTCAATCTACCTTTGCTGTTAGTAACGTAGTTGGCCCTTCTCTTGGAAGCTTCATTTATCAATATTGTAGTGGAAATATATTATGGTATTGCAGCACAATCATTGGCGTATTTTGCTTCCTGCTTTGTTGGTATTTTAGCCGTTTTAATGCTAACACAGCCTCGTAA
- a CDS encoding MFS transporter, producing the protein MRFFNPNLKLIWCLLFGIVCVNSAKFMCLPFLILFLNHNTHFSLWISGLVCGIAPFCSIFGGFIGGQLSDKYGRIPLLYISIFTSACIFILLGLSWQINSRYLQLALIGMLNGMFGLFSSFFQPVALALISELVDKEHRELFFNLRYAAMNIGAVFGPLLAVYLGVTLSPIAFYISGFMYCSFGCFLYVVLLKEPKQIFRNKQSNVSLSETFRAISLDRRLLNFILFNIIFALCYSQIDSTLAQFISQQIDEGVRVYSLTIALNALFVLIGQLPIFLLCRGIPKHQAIFYGCFLFFLGCLGFSCCGNKASYFYYSILIITVGELFIFPFAFLFVDDMAPSHLKGSYFGALAFRELGLALGPVLGGAILESFGGQILFIIIGMLSLISYFFVYLGECGKPTYEAVFRKSV; encoded by the coding sequence ATGAGATTTTTTAACCCTAATTTAAAGCTGATTTGGTGTTTGCTATTTGGCATTGTTTGCGTGAACTCAGCAAAATTTATGTGCCTTCCTTTTTTAATCTTATTTCTTAATCATAATACCCACTTTTCATTATGGATAAGTGGTTTAGTCTGTGGAATTGCTCCCTTTTGTTCAATATTTGGTGGTTTTATTGGTGGACAATTATCGGATAAATATGGACGAATTCCACTATTATATATTTCGATTTTCACATCAGCCTGTATCTTTATATTATTAGGTTTAAGCTGGCAAATTAATTCTCGGTATCTTCAGTTAGCATTGATAGGCATGCTTAATGGAATGTTTGGGTTATTTTCTTCTTTCTTTCAACCGGTCGCACTCGCTTTAATCAGCGAATTAGTTGATAAAGAACATCGAGAGTTATTTTTTAACTTACGCTATGCCGCAATGAATATTGGTGCTGTTTTTGGACCTCTATTAGCAGTATATCTAGGAGTTACTTTATCTCCCATTGCTTTTTATATATCAGGCTTCATGTATTGTAGTTTTGGCTGTTTCTTGTATGTCGTTCTCTTAAAGGAACCCAAACAAATTTTTAGAAACAAACAAAGCAATGTATCTTTATCTGAAACTTTTCGTGCTATTTCTTTAGATCGTAGGTTATTAAATTTCATTCTCTTTAATATAATATTTGCCTTATGTTACTCACAAATCGATTCAACTTTAGCTCAATTCATATCCCAGCAAATCGATGAGGGAGTTCGTGTTTATTCTTTAACGATTGCATTAAATGCATTGTTTGTGCTGATTGGACAGCTTCCAATTTTTCTATTGTGTCGGGGAATACCGAAGCATCAAGCTATTTTTTATGGTTGCTTTTTATTTTTCCTTGGCTGTTTGGGTTTTTCTTGTTGTGGTAACAAAGCAAGCTACTTTTACTATTCTATTTTAATTATCACTGTGGGTGAGTTGTTCATATTTCCTTTTGCATTCTTGTTTGTTGATGATATGGCACCTTCGCATTTGAAAGGTTCTTATTTTGGAGCATTAGCTTTTAGAGAGTTGGGCCTGGCTTTAGGACCAGTTTTAGGTGGGGCTATCCTTGAATCTTTTGGAGGTCAGATCCTGTTTATCATAATTGGAATGCTGTCATTGATTTCATATTTTTTTGTTTATTTAGGTGAGTGCGGGAAACCCACTTATGAAGCAGTCTTTAGGAAGAGCGTTTAA
- a CDS encoding SAM-dependent methyltransferase — MGRLIVIGSGIKSIAHLTEESLVLLRNSEKLLFLVNDKIMSDFLKREHQNSESLDEIYFNYTNRQDSYKNLTDKIISDYCLYSSVCVVLYGHPAFFADFALNAVIKIRQQGGTAYVLPAISSLDCLFADLLINPGQGGLCVYDATDLLIYKKNIDVNSNLVLYQVSSLGMNDINISKYLNVLKEYLMAYYPPDHELAVYTASQTPGKIFSNEVKELKDLAIENISHISTIFIPPLKRGELNSNILELFNYII; from the coding sequence ATGGGTCGATTAATAGTAATTGGTTCTGGTATTAAATCGATAGCTCATTTAACTGAAGAGTCATTAGTCTTATTAAGAAATTCTGAGAAACTTCTTTTTTTAGTAAACGATAAGATTATGTCGGATTTCTTAAAAAGAGAGCATCAAAATAGTGAATCATTAGATGAGATATATTTCAACTATACCAATAGACAAGATTCATATAAAAATTTAACTGACAAAATTATCTCTGATTATTGTTTATACAGCAGTGTCTGTGTAGTTTTGTACGGACATCCTGCTTTTTTTGCTGATTTTGCTTTAAATGCTGTTATAAAAATAAGGCAGCAGGGAGGTACAGCTTATGTATTGCCAGCCATTTCTTCACTAGATTGTTTATTTGCTGACTTACTTATTAATCCGGGGCAAGGAGGACTTTGCGTTTATGATGCAACTGATTTGTTAATTTATAAAAAAAATATAGATGTAAATTCAAATTTAGTTTTATATCAAGTAAGTAGCTTGGGTATGAACGATATCAACATTTCCAAGTATTTAAATGTTCTTAAAGAATATTTAATGGCATATTATCCACCTGATCATGAATTGGCTGTGTACACTGCATCACAAACACCTGGCAAAATATTTTCTAATGAAGTAAAAGAATTAAAAGATCTAGCCATAGAAAATATTTCTCATATATCAACTATATTTATACCTCCTCTAAAGAGAGGAGAATTAAATTCTAATATATTGGAATTATTTAATTATATTATTTGA
- a CDS encoding ATP-grasp domain-containing protein, translating into MDNTVNPKISFIFGGVSVERDLSLRTFHSIYSELQHQVKDTNLYQYVYYVTEGGFVIRKPCDFEKDPDYYMTSKKAPISIIEAFQQIKKNNEYVFSLLYGQFGEDGHIQGLGKIFDIKNSFGSVLSSSLTKSKFHCSKYIESMYPELEPIPMLSIRDASISHIKSKLLLFYNQEIVIKPNSLGTSMFTERMLLNENSIDAAINLIMDILKIDNIALLQKYIPGEEYSCGCIENLGTIEVLPLILVRTRNRFFGRKEKLCKFGVSERIIPQSYNKFTTQIADISKRIFSDLMFENMFRLDFIVSEGKIYFLEVNSLPGLSHASFFPKMLKEINISMSDFIQLTFKNSLNRKNKTSNYNEEMDLRGAA; encoded by the coding sequence ATGGACAATACTGTAAATCCCAAAATTAGCTTTATCTTTGGTGGTGTTTCTGTTGAACGCGATCTTTCTTTGAGAACTTTTCACAGCATTTATTCTGAGTTACAGCATCAAGTAAAAGATACAAACCTATATCAATATGTCTACTATGTAACTGAAGGAGGTTTTGTTATTAGAAAACCATGTGATTTTGAGAAAGATCCTGATTATTACATGACGAGCAAAAAAGCTCCAATCTCAATTATCGAAGCATTCCAACAGATTAAAAAAAATAATGAATATGTATTTTCTTTATTATATGGGCAGTTTGGTGAGGATGGACATATTCAAGGTTTAGGAAAAATATTCGATATAAAAAATTCGTTTGGATCAGTGCTTTCTTCTAGCCTAACTAAAAGTAAATTTCACTGCTCAAAATACATTGAATCCATGTATCCCGAGCTAGAGCCAATACCGATGCTCTCAATCAGAGATGCAAGCATCTCACATATCAAGTCAAAGTTATTGCTTTTTTATAATCAAGAAATAGTGATTAAACCTAATTCACTTGGCACAAGTATGTTTACTGAGCGTATGTTGCTCAATGAAAATTCAATCGATGCTGCGATAAACTTAATCATGGATATCTTAAAGATCGATAATATTGCTCTTTTACAGAAGTATATCCCAGGGGAGGAATATTCTTGTGGCTGCATTGAAAATCTGGGAACTATTGAGGTGTTACCTCTAATTTTGGTGAGAACCCGAAATAGATTTTTTGGTCGTAAAGAAAAACTATGTAAGTTTGGAGTGAGTGAGCGAATTATCCCCCAATCTTATAATAAATTTACAACTCAAATTGCTGATATCTCTAAACGAATTTTCTCTGATTTAATGTTTGAAAACATGTTTCGACTTGATTTTATTGTTTCAGAAGGGAAGATTTATTTCCTTGAAGTTAATTCATTGCCTGGATTAAGTCATGCTAGCTTTTTCCCGAAAATGCTCAAAGAAATCAATATCTCAATGTCTGATTTTATTCAGTTGACATTTAAAAACAGTCTAAACAGGAAGAATAAAACAAGTAATTATAATGAAGAAATGGACTTACGAGGTGCAGCATGA
- the panD gene encoding aspartate 1-decarboxylase, whose amino-acid sequence MLVTMLKAKIHRATITQANLNYIGSITIDENLLQETGIQENEKVQIVDINNGSRFETYVIKGRKGSGEICVNGAAARLVHEGDKIIIICYCNLNENQVSKHIPKVVFMNEDNTIHSRSDQELPNTLFVN is encoded by the coding sequence ATGTTAGTTACAATGTTAAAAGCAAAAATTCATCGAGCAACAATAACTCAGGCAAATCTGAATTATATAGGAAGTATCACTATTGATGAAAATTTACTACAAGAAACTGGAATACAGGAAAATGAAAAAGTTCAAATTGTGGATATAAATAACGGTTCACGATTTGAAACTTATGTAATAAAAGGGCGCAAAGGAAGTGGGGAGATTTGTGTGAATGGAGCGGCGGCAAGGCTTGTTCATGAAGGTGATAAAATTATAATTATTTGTTACTGCAATCTTAATGAAAATCAGGTATCAAAACATATCCCCAAAGTTGTTTTTATGAATGAAGATAATACCATCCACAGTCGTTCAGACCAGGAACTTCCTAATACCTTATTTGTAAATTAG
- a CDS encoding SAM-dependent methyltransferase, which produces MSHKASLIVVGCGIKFFAHLTNEVIAYIKQSDIVLYLVNDPILKLWIQQQNQYTESLDQLYFSCPNRADSYCLITDYVLEHLYQNKHICFVLYGHPSVYAKPGLDAVKKAKKEGYYAKILPAISAEACLFADLLIDPGSSGSQSFEASDFLIHQRQVDISSHLILWQINAIGILNHETTNNKKIGILLLLDYLIKYYKVTDEIIIYEAAQYPGFEPTIKQTQLKYLPDIQLSNLSTLYIPPTKIAACDQATLKALELA; this is translated from the coding sequence ATGTCTCATAAAGCTTCATTGATCGTTGTTGGTTGCGGTATTAAATTTTTTGCTCATCTTACGAATGAAGTAATAGCATATATCAAACAATCTGATATTGTACTTTACTTGGTGAATGATCCTATTCTAAAATTGTGGATTCAACAGCAAAATCAATATACAGAGTCATTAGATCAATTATATTTTTCATGCCCAAATCGCGCCGATTCTTATTGCCTGATAACAGATTATGTTTTAGAGCATTTATATCAAAATAAGCATATATGCTTTGTTCTTTATGGACATCCCAGTGTTTATGCTAAACCTGGTTTAGATGCTGTAAAAAAAGCAAAGAAAGAAGGATATTATGCAAAAATCCTACCTGCAATTTCAGCTGAAGCTTGTCTTTTTGCAGATTTATTAATCGATCCTGGCTCATCAGGTTCTCAATCATTTGAAGCTAGTGATTTTTTGATTCATCAACGGCAAGTTGATATAAGTTCTCATTTAATTCTCTGGCAAATTAACGCTATAGGAATTCTAAATCATGAAACAACAAACAATAAGAAAATAGGAATTTTGTTACTATTAGATTATTTAATAAAATATTATAAAGTTACAGATGAGATTATTATTTATGAAGCAGCGCAATATCCTGGATTTGAACCTACCATCAAACAAACTCAGTTAAAATATTTGCCTGATATTCAATTATCAAATCTTTCAACTCTATATATACCACCTACTAAAATTGCTGCTTGTGATCAAGCCACTTTAAAAGCTCTTGAACTCGCATAA
- a CDS encoding peptide MFS transporter — MFSLRKKGISLNLLHLISGIVTFSYAVLFSSLVLYLTRGLGYTKTEANSYIGMFLAFNFALHLVAGYLGGRIISNRVLLITSTSLQVIGTYILSLSSSTGLMYGLSLFLIGCGINSTSLKCILTQKIENDANGEISFFINYSAINAGFLLGFFVGGYYEFYSNYTRLFDICNIFNVLAVISIIFNWRSYECGMEQRIISFFKEITLALGIMSILCFLIIIGFSYAYFSNSLVVVLGVFTVLFLIHQSKITKIITEKRNIYAFILLSLSSIIFWTLFYIGPMGITYFLKENIKAQIFRVVIPPQWYMNLNSIFVIIFSPILGIFFQKLKKCGLDLSLSHKFIIAITFIGISFFVFSLGIINSDDSGFVSPSWVALHFILQAFGEVFIAPVGYSMVGVLAPQRLQGIMMGFWMMVSGIAASLANFLSNSIHYEIPLDPLSSNPNYLSFFDKLGASALFFATIMLFFSKRIDHLIVKNYENDCSCQGTS, encoded by the coding sequence ATGTTTTCATTGAGAAAAAAAGGAATCAGCCTCAACTTACTTCATTTAATTAGCGGGATTGTTACATTTAGCTATGCAGTTTTGTTTTCATCGCTAGTATTATATTTAACTAGAGGATTGGGTTATACCAAAACTGAAGCCAATTCTTATATCGGGATGTTTTTGGCTTTTAATTTCGCATTACATCTTGTTGCTGGATATTTGGGAGGCCGAATTATTAGTAATAGGGTTCTATTAATCACATCCACATCTCTTCAGGTTATAGGTACATATATTTTAAGTTTGTCATCTTCAACTGGTTTAATGTATGGATTAAGTTTATTTTTGATAGGTTGCGGAATTAATTCTACTTCCTTAAAGTGCATTCTTACTCAGAAGATAGAAAATGATGCAAATGGAGAAATCTCATTTTTCATCAACTATTCAGCTATTAATGCTGGATTTTTATTGGGATTTTTTGTTGGTGGGTATTATGAGTTTTATTCTAATTATACTCGTCTCTTCGATATATGTAATATTTTTAATGTTCTCGCAGTTATCTCGATTATATTTAATTGGAGATCATATGAGTGTGGAATGGAACAAAGGATAATTAGCTTTTTTAAGGAAATAACATTGGCGTTAGGAATAATGAGCATATTGTGCTTCCTTATTATAATAGGCTTTAGTTATGCATATTTTTCAAATAGTTTAGTTGTTGTTTTAGGTGTTTTTACAGTACTATTCTTAATTCATCAAAGTAAGATAACAAAAATCATTACTGAAAAAAGGAATATATACGCGTTTATTTTATTATCTCTATCATCAATAATATTTTGGACTTTATTTTATATTGGACCAATGGGTATAACATATTTTTTAAAAGAAAATATAAAAGCCCAGATATTTAGAGTTGTTATTCCACCACAATGGTATATGAACCTAAACTCAATATTTGTGATTATATTCTCACCTATATTGGGTATTTTTTTCCAAAAACTAAAAAAATGCGGATTAGATTTAAGTCTATCCCACAAATTTATAATTGCCATAACATTTATTGGTATCTCCTTTTTTGTATTTTCATTGGGAATTATTAATTCAGATGATTCTGGTTTTGTATCTCCGTCTTGGGTTGCGCTTCATTTTATTTTGCAAGCATTTGGTGAGGTGTTTATAGCGCCAGTCGGTTATTCTATGGTAGGCGTATTAGCTCCTCAAAGGTTACAAGGTATAATGATGGGTTTTTGGATGATGGTATCTGGTATAGCGGCTTCTTTAGCTAATTTTCTCTCAAATTCGATTCACTATGAAATACCATTAGATCCATTGAGCAGCAATCCTAACTATTTAAGTTTTTTTGATAAATTAGGAGCATCCGCATTGTTTTTTGCAACTATTATGCTCTTTTTTTCAAAGAGAATTGATCACCTTATTGTAAAAAATTATGAAAACGACTGTTCCTGTCAGGGCACCTCATAA